The following are encoded in a window of Amycolatopsis solani genomic DNA:
- a CDS encoding sensor histidine kinase yields the protein MTTRLRECWSAARYLLVGAGTSLLSIFALMGLFAVLLLCPFGVGIPSLAPAIRLSRWPVGVDRRRAARALGEPIPEPYRDGSPLKDPATRRDLAWLAIHAATGVFLGSLAIGLPLGVVQQLVTAFVWPAVPGGIEGSVGLVVNSWPRAGLTLLVGAAFAALTLLLPRLARWQARTARSLLAPAPGVVLADRVAELTATRAAALEAHGAELRRIERDLHDGTQARIAAVVLQLGIAGQLYERDPATARELLVKAQDTATDALAELRTVVRSIHPPLLSERGLAGAVRALGERSPVPVTVTVTADTGRPAAVEAAAYFVVAEALANVTKHADASQVDITLSGPPSVLRLEVRDDGRGGADENGGSGLAGIRRRAEAFDGTLNLTSPPGGPTVLRVELPCGS from the coding sequence GTGACGACCCGCCTGCGCGAGTGCTGGTCGGCGGCTCGTTACCTCCTGGTCGGCGCCGGCACCTCGCTGCTGTCGATCTTCGCCCTCATGGGCCTCTTCGCCGTGCTCCTGCTGTGCCCGTTCGGCGTCGGGATCCCCTCGCTGGCCCCGGCGATCCGGCTGTCGCGGTGGCCGGTCGGGGTCGACCGCCGCCGGGCCGCGCGGGCGCTCGGCGAGCCGATCCCCGAGCCCTACCGGGACGGCTCCCCGCTGAAGGACCCGGCCACCCGCCGCGACCTCGCGTGGCTGGCGATCCACGCGGCGACCGGGGTGTTCCTCGGTTCGCTGGCGATCGGGCTCCCGCTCGGCGTGGTCCAGCAGCTCGTCACGGCGTTCGTGTGGCCCGCGGTGCCGGGCGGGATCGAGGGTTCCGTCGGGCTGGTGGTGAACTCGTGGCCGCGCGCCGGGCTGACGCTCCTCGTCGGCGCCGCCTTCGCCGCGCTCACCCTGCTCCTGCCGCGGCTCGCGCGCTGGCAGGCCCGCACCGCGCGGTCGTTGCTCGCCCCGGCCCCGGGCGTGGTCCTCGCCGACCGCGTCGCCGAACTGACCGCGACCCGCGCGGCCGCGCTGGAGGCGCACGGCGCCGAGCTGCGCCGCATCGAGCGCGACCTGCACGACGGCACGCAGGCCCGGATCGCGGCGGTCGTGCTGCAGCTGGGCATCGCCGGCCAGCTCTACGAGCGCGACCCGGCGACGGCGCGCGAGCTGCTGGTCAAGGCCCAGGACACGGCGACCGACGCGCTGGCCGAGCTGCGCACGGTGGTCCGCAGCATCCACCCGCCGCTGCTGAGCGAGCGCGGCCTGGCCGGCGCGGTCCGCGCGCTGGGCGAACGCAGCCCGGTCCCGGTGACGGTCACGGTCACGGCGGACACCGGGCGCCCGGCCGCGGTGGAGGCGGCCGCGTACTTCGTCGTCGCGGAGGCGCTGGCCAACGTGACCAAGCACGCCGACGCGTCCCAAGTGGACATCACGCTGAGCGGGCCGCCCTCGGTGCTGCGCTTGGAGGTCCGCGACGACGGGCGCGGCGGCGCGGACGAAAACGGCGGGAGCGGGCTGGCCGGGATCCGCCGCCGCGCCGAAGCCTTCGACGGAACGCTGAACCTGACGAGCCCACCGGGTGGGCCGACCGTGCTGCGAGTGGAGCTGCCATGCGGGTCGTGA